The region CGAATTGTTCGTCATGAAGCTACTACTCTTTACCAGTCTGATTCCATGGCAATGCAGGTAGTAGAGGGTAAGCGAAAGATTGATTGGGTTACACATCATGAACAAGATCATCTCAAACTCAGCAAAACAATGCACACAGCAGCGGAATTCAACTACACCTTGCCAGAATTTTTCAACTCTGCATGCCACCTTCCAGTTATTAATGAAGAATTGGAAGAACCCTTTAACACAAACAGCTTCTTCCGGGATGAGGAGACCACCCCTAATGGGTCTCCAAAGGATCCATGAAACTGATCTTCTGGAATTGTCAGGGGTTAGGGAATCCCCTAACAATCCAGCAACTAAAGACTATGTGCAAAACTGCCAATCCAGATATGGTCATATTAGTTGAAACAAAAAACAAGTTGGATAAAACCCTTACACTGACAAAGCCCTTAAAGTTCCAGAAACATTTTGTGATTGAGCCTCAAGGAAACTCGGGAGGCATGGCCCTATTTTGGAATCTGGATATTCAGGTTCAAATTCATCACTATGATACTTATTTTGTAGCTATGTCACTAATAGATCAATTTGATGTTTGTTTTGATCTAGTTAGTTGCCATCTAAACACCAAACAATCAGTGCGGGATGGGCAATTTTAATGTCTAGCTAGTTTAAAAAATAGGCTTTGTCAGTCTTTTGTTTTTGTGGGGGACTTTAATGATGTCTTAGATCAAACAGATAAGATAGGAGGTCTTCCCTTTGATCCAAACCAGCATGTAATCTTTCAAACCTTTATTTTCAATATGAATATGCATAGTTTAAGCTATTTGGGTAGTGATTATACTTGGAGCAATCGTAGAGCACATCCATACCTTATCCAAGAGAGAATTGATCGTGTTTTTGCTAGCCCAGACTGGTTACAACGCCATATTCATGCACAAGTCCAGCATTTAGATGTGATTGGATCAGATCATTGTGCCCTACTGTTTACAACGGATACAACTATACCTCAACCAAAAGGCATGTTTCACTTTGATAAACATTGGCTCAATCATCCACAACTACACCAGATCATTGAAGAAGCGTGGAAGTTCAACTCTACTGGCTCTCCAATGTATCAGCTataccaaaaattaaaaaatgttcgTCATTCTCTTGTCAAGTGGAACAGTAACtccaaaacaaatgcaaaaagCAAAATTCAACATCTAACTCAATAACTACAAAATGCAAAATCCCAACCACCAGTGTATATTCATTGGCCCTTTATCAGACAATTGGAGCAGCAGCTATACGAGGCACGCAAACAGGAGGATGAATTTTGGAGACAGAAATCGCGGCAGATTTGGCTACAACAGGGGGATCAAAACACAAAATATTTCCATGCCAGCACCATGCAACGTAGGAGGAAAAATACTATTCTTGGTTTAAATGATTCCCATGGAAATTGGATCACACAGCCTCACATGATTCAACAACTAATACTGGAGCATTTCAAGGATCAATTTACCTCCACAATTCAAAGTACGCAAACACAGGTAAGCAATCCAGTCCCAAATAGAGTCAATTTCGATATGAATTTGGCATTATGTAGACCAGTTTCAATTCAGGAAATATCCAATGCTACATTCTCCATTAATCCTTCCAAAGCCCTAGGGAGTGACGGGTTTACCTCCTTGTTCTACCAAAATTTCTGGTATCTCATCCAAAATGACATTGTTTTATCGATTCAAAACTTCTTCCAAGGAGGTCACATATTGACTAGCTTAAACCATACAATCATTGCCCTAATCCCTAAAATCCCTAAACCTCTCATAGTCTCAGATTTTCGGCCCATAAGCCTTTGTTCAGTCTTTTACAAGATAATTTCTAAAATCATTACATCCAGACTTCAAAACATTGTGCCTGTCTTAACTTCCCAAAATCAAAATGCTTTTACAAAAGGGAGGTCCATTTCGGATAATGTCTTACTGGCTCATGAACTGATTCACTATTTGAAAACCCGACCTTCAGGAAACACCCATTTCATGGCTCTAAAATTAGATATCAGTAAAGCCTACGACCGGCTGGAGTGGCCATACATTCATTCTAGTCTTACTGCTTGGGGTTTCCACCCATCTTTATTAACTGGATCATGAAGTGTATTACATCTGTAACGTACTCAGTCCGAATTAATGGATCCTCCCACGATTTCTTTAAACCAACTCGGGGCATAAGACAAGGAGATCCAATGTCTCCTTTGATCTATGTCCTATGCTCTGAAGGTTTGACTCAGATAATCAGTTCAGCAATCTTAGACAAATCCCTCCAAGGAATTAAACTCAATTACAGATGTCCAACAATCACCCATTTGCTTTTTGCGGATGATACCATAATCTTCTCCAAGGCCACCCAACCTGCAATCTTAAACATCCAGCTTATCCTCTATACATATGCCCAACAAAGTGGTCAGtgcataaattacaaaaaatcttCAGTTTTCTTCAGTGCAAATGTAGATGAGTACCAAAGACACCTATATACAGAGATGCTAGGCATTCCGCAAAATGCAATTCAGGAAAAGTACTTGGGCCTTCCTTATCAGATTCTGAGATCCAAAAATCAGACCTTCTCCCACATCATCTCTGCTATTACTTCCAAATTAGCCGGATGGAAAGAAAAATTTCTATCCTCAGCAGGGAAGGAAATTATGATTAAAGCAGTTGCAACGGCTATTCCAATTTATGGCATGATGTGCTTTAAACTTCCACAGTCTCTTTGCCATCGTATTCATCACTTAGTTAGGCAGTTCTAGTGGGGTCAGAAAGAATCTGAAAAGAAAATGTGCTGGATAGCTTGGAGTAAGATGAACCATAGAAAATGGGAAgggggtttagggtttaaggatTTGCAAGCATTCAATCAAGCCCTTTTGGGTAAGCAATTCTGGAGAATTATGAAAAATCCTAACTCTTTGCTTTACAAAGTCTATCAAAGCAAGTATTTCCCTTCTTCTACAATACTTGAAGGCAGATTGTCTGGACGGCCATCATGGGGCTGGAGAAGTTTGCTTTGGGGTAGAGATCTCCTTCTGAAAGGATTGCGCTGGCAAATTAACAGTGGATCATCACTCCAATACTTTCAGGATCCCTGGATACCGGGATCATATCCCTTTCTTCCAAGACCCTTACATTTACAGACACCGCTCTCAGGAAGGATATCGGAGCTAATTAATCCGGTCACAAGAGATTGGAACTCAGCATTAATCTTGAACACATTTGTGAAAGAAGATGCTGAC is a window of Mercurialis annua linkage group LG2, ddMerAnnu1.2, whole genome shotgun sequence DNA encoding:
- the LOC130015136 gene encoding uncharacterized protein LOC130015136, producing MKLIFWNCQGLGNPLTIQQLKTMCKTANPDMVILVETKNKLDKTLTLTKPLKFQKHFVIEPQGNSGGMALFWNLDIQVQIHHYDTYFVAMSLIDQFDVCFDLSFVFVGDFNDVLDQTDKIGGLPFDPNQHVIFQTFIFNMNMHSLSYLGSDYTWSNRRAHPYLIQERIDRVFASPDWLQRHIHAQVQHLDVIGSDHCALLFTTDTTIPQPKGMFHFDKHWLNHPQLHQIIEEAWKFNSTGSPIQLEQQLYEARKQEDEFWRQKSRQIWLQQGDQNTKYFHASTMQRRRKNTILGLNDSHGNWITQPHMIQQLILEHFKDQFTSTIQSTQTQVSNPVPNRVNFDMNLALCRPVSIQEISNATFSINPSKALGSDGFTSLFYQNFWYLIQNDIVLSIQNFFQGGHILTSLNHTIIALIPKIPKPLIVSDFRPISLCSVFYKIISKIITSRLQNIVPVLTSQNQNAFTKGRSISDNVLLAHELIHYLKTRPSGNTHFMALKLDISKAYDRLEWPYIHSSLTAWGFHPSLLTGS